From Brassica oleracea var. oleracea cultivar TO1000 chromosome C3, BOL, whole genome shotgun sequence, a single genomic window includes:
- the LOC106329434 gene encoding UDP-glycosyltransferase 74F2-like — protein sequence MEQKRGHVLAVPYPTQGHITPICQFCKRLISKGLETTLTLTTFVFNSIKPDPSSPISIATISDGYDQGCESPYTIHEYLQNFKTFGSRTIADIIRKHQTSDNPITCMVYDAFIPWALDVAREFGIAAAPFFTQSCAVNYVYYLSYINHGSLKLPVEDLPFLELQDLPSFLSVSGSYPAFLEMVLQQFTNFEKADFVLINTFQELELHEKELLSKFCHVLTVGPTVPSMYIDQRIKSDTDYDLNLFDSKDSTFCISWLNTRPQGSVVYVAFGSIAKLNNVQMEELASAVRNFSFMWVVRDSEEDKLPSGFLETMDKDKSLVLKWSPQLEVLSNKAIGCFLTHCGWNSTMEALAFGVPMVAMPQWTDQPMNANYIQDVWKVGVSVKIDNESGIAKKEEIEFSIKEVMEGEKSKEMKENAKKWRDLAIKSLSEGGSTDINIDAFVSKVLNK from the exons ATGGAGCAGAAGAGAGGACATGTATTGGCAGTGCCATACCCAACGCAAGGACACATCACACCAATCTGCCAATTCTGTAAACGACTCATCTCTAAAGGTCTCGAAACTACTCTCACTCTCACCACTTTTGTCTTCAACTCCATCAAACCAGATCCATCTAGTCCAATCTCCATTGCCACCATCTCCGACGGCTATGACCAGGGCTGCGAGTCACCTTACACCATCCACGAATACCTCCAAAACTTCAAAACCTTCGGCTCCAGAACCATTGCAGACATCATCCGCAAACACCAGACAAGTGATAATCCCATCACTTGTATGGTCTACGATGCTTTCATTCCATGGGCACTCGACGTTGCCCGAGAGTTTGGTATAGCTGCGGCTCCTTTCTTTACGCAGTCTTGTGCTGTTAACTACGTTTACTATCTTTCTTACATAAACCATGGAAGCTTGAAGCTTCCCGTTGAAGACTTGCCTTTTCTTGAGCTTCAAGATTTGCCTTCTTTTTTATCTGTTTCTGGATCTTACCCTGCTTTCCTTGAGATGGTGCTCCAACAGTTTACAAACTTTGAAAAAGCTGATTTTGTACTCATTAACACCTTCCAAGAGTTGGAGCTTCAT GAGAAGGAGTTGTTGTCAAAATTTTGTCATGTGTTGACAGTTGGTCCGACTGTTCCATCAATGTATATAGACCAAAGGATCAAATCAGACACAGACTACGATCTGAATCTCTTTGATTCGAAAGACTCTACCTTCTGCATTAGCTGGCTGAACACAAGGCCACAAGGGTCTGTGGTGTATGTAGCATTTGGGAGCATTGCTAAACTGAACAATGTGCAGATGGAGGAGCTTGCTTCAGCAGTTAGAAACTTCAGCTTCATGTGGGTTGTCAGAGATTCAGAAGAGGATAAACTACCATCAGGGTTTCTTGAGACAATGGATAAGGACAAGAGCTTGGTCTTGAAATGGAGTCCTCAACTTGAAGTTCTGTCAAACAAAGCCATTGGTTGTTTCTTAACTCATTGTGGCTGGAACTCAACTATGGAGGCATTAGCCTTTGGGGTTCCCATGGTGGCTATGCCTCAGTGGACTGATCAACCTATGAATGCAAATTACATACAAGATGTGTGGAAGGTTGGAGTTAGTGTGAAGATAGACAATGAGAGTGGGATTGCCAAGAAAGAGGAGATTGAGTTTAGCATTAAGGAAGTGATGGAAGGAGAGAAGAGCAAAGAGATGAAGGAGAATGCGAAGAAATGGAGAGACTTGGCTATCAAGTCACTCAGTGAAGGAGGCTCTACAGATATTAACATTGACGCATTTGTATCAAAGGTTCTGAACAAATAA